The genomic interval ACACGATGCGTTTAAAATTTGCTGTCATTTGTGTTTAAAATGACTCAGAAACTACCCAGACTAAAAACTGTGTGATATAATTTTACAAGTTACATATctagaataaaatgagaaatcatCAAAGTTGTAAAAAagcagttttatattttatgggTCAGACCGAGGTGGAACAAAGCTTGAGGAGAGAAAATTAGGAGGAAGGGCCGGATCATCATTTGGGTAGTTGTGGCAAGGGCTTGGCACACTGTGTGCTCTCGGCTCTGTCAAATCCACTTTAGAAGTCACCTCTGGGGAGCAACTGACCAACGAGGTGGTACAGACTCCGGGCAGTGGGCATGAGCAGAAGAGATGTGCTAGGAATATAGGGCACCATATCCACTTGGAAGCCACTCTCTCATATACATGCAGTACTTATTAAGTGACTACTGTGTACAGACACTGTAATAGGCTCCAGAGATACTTTCACCTTCAGCCAGGGTAATGTCCCCAAAAGATAGGGATTTCTTCGTTTCTGGATACTTCTTGACATTAAAAACTCACAGTATCTTGCAGGAACACATCCCATTCATCATGGTTTAAGATTTAAAGTGTTAGACAGAACAGTTCTAGTTCAACCACAAATGCAGTTTGAGGGCTTTTGAATAGCTGCTCACTTTATTCAACAAATCTTTACTGAGCTCTTACTTAATGGCAGCCACGGGTGCTAGGACCTAGCGACACAATGGTGAAGAAGAGTATTTCTAATGAAGTTAACCATTTATTCACCAAAGACTACACTGAAccacctccttttctctttctcagagACAGAGGCCAAGTTAGCTTAACTTTGAAATGTAGGGATTGACCCTTGGTTAGAACAACGGAAAACTGGACTAGGTAGATAGCGAACATATGACGTATTACTCCACTGTGATATTAATTTAGAAGCATGACATACGGGGGAGAACATAATTTAACAGAAAATCTTTCTGTTCATTGTGTTTTTCTCTAATTTTCACCTTCTCCACAGCTGTTTTTGTCTCATTCtgataaaaacaatttttttggaAGTCATTGTAAAGTCTGGAACAAGGGGGCATACCCTCTGTCCTCAGAGGTTGGCACACAAGCCTGTGAACTTGGAAAGAGAACAGAGCTTTCTAGTCTgacaaacaaagaaaatggagattaaaaagtgatttcctcttctttccatcAGCACATACCAGTTGTCAGACACCACTGAATAATCGATTCCTCCTTTTCCTGAAAGGTAGACAGCTATTATTAAAGTGTTTCCAAAAGGACATGtaaggaaatatattttagttttcaataatAATGGCACAGATGAAGTGGTAATGCAACACTCATAAGAGACACTTTTAATAGTATTtgcatttgtgaatttttttgcTCATCTAATTCCACTGCCTCCAATGGTCCCTGAAACCTTGCCAGCAGGCTGACATCCTGATAAACtctaaaaggaagaaggaaaacattgTCTAAAAGGCAGGGTGGGTGTGGCAGCTGAGAGGTCATggtgaacaaaaaagaaagtgcAGCTACTCAAGTATCTGCAGATAAGGCATTCAGTTCAAGGTCTGAAATACACCAGACTGCAGACTGCCCACGTGGTACCTGATGACAGACTCCCAATGACAGAGCCCAACCCGTAGGTTCTTTTGTGGAGCCCATCACTTCCAAACAAAGCAAGCTGTTGAGACCAGTCCTAACATCAGGCAGCAGAAAGCTTCCTTCCTTTGGGAAGAGCTAGTAAAGGCGACTCTTCGCCTTCTTCCTGTAAAAAGGGCCAGCTTTCTCCTGAAGTTTCTGCTGTTGGAGAAGACTCACAAAGGCTGTGAGGCCAGAGTGCAAAAGTGGTGATTAGAATAAAAATGTGTCCATATCCATGCAACCCTGCAGGAGTTAATTCCTTTCCAGAACCTCAaattcatcatctgtaaaatgtggtaGGCAGATTGAATCAGAAAACAAAAGTGATTCTAAATTTCTAAgacttcttttctctatttccctcTATCTTCCAATTAAATAAGCATAAACTGTCAAATCATAATCTAGCCTATCTGCTTTCCATATACTTGGGATTAATTCAAGTACTTTCTGAGTAACACGATCAAGTTACCTTTAGAAACATACACATCAGTTTCAGAATGACATCCCTTGGCTGCCACTTGGCCCAGAGCACACAGTCAGCGCCCTGATGCCAGGCAGCATCCTGCCCGATATCCATTGCCCAGATGCCAGTTGATGTTCTCTCAGGAGACACCACCTTCCTTTCCAAAATGCTTACTTTTTGCTCAGAACAATGATGGACATATGGACACGTTTGACTCACCACCTGAACAATCAGCTTATGTTCTTTCTCCAAAGAATTAATGCACATAAGTTTGTGTAGTCCCCAAGACTCtttcatgcattttttaaaaaaagtaagataTCACCCAAACTCTGGcctgaaagttctgaaataccaCGTGGCATCACCATTTCTAGGGAGCCTAGTACATAAATAGCCATAATTGACTTAATCAGCCAAATACGAAACCTGTTCAATACTGCACCTGCAGGAGTCATAGTCTCAAGTATATAAAACTTAACGAATTACAATTCAAATTTGTGTTAGCAAGTTTACTTTGTTCCAGCCCTTCTTATAGTTGAAACTCTCAGATTTGTTCCAAGCTGGGAACTGCCAATGAAGCATTCAAAGCATTTTACACTCGCAGTCGCatcttgtcacttttttttcatattcacaaGAGACCAAGCCCTAGTTCActcttgtttaaattttattatcataGTTATTAGTAATAAGCCAACAGAAATAGGATAATAAGGGGGAAAGTTCAGGATAAATAACTTCTTCCTTATGAATTAAAACACATGTGCATAAAGTGATGTGAGTTACCACCTCCCCACATTCTGTCTTGCTGTACAAATAGTTACACAAAAATCTACAGAACAACGTGAGCATTTGATACCCTGGGCTGGGGAAAGAACCCTGGTTGAGTTAAGTCTCAGGCTGATCTCGGTCTAGATGACCAGCTTCTCCACACTCAGCGTACTTGTGGTTTCATCTTCTTCATTTGACCCAAAATATCCCGGGAGGTCCAGCATCCTCTGCTCGGCCTCAGTGAGACCGAACGATGTATTGTCGTAGAAGGCAAACTCTGGGTGGGCGGGGAAGCTCTGACACTTGTCTTTTCTACACTGAGAAGGGCTCAGAGGACTGACCCTCTGGTAGCTATCTTTGGGGGCGGTGGGGGACGGCTGCTTCCTTGAGATGCTCCTGTGACTGGGGGACGGTCCCCTTCGAGCTCGGTGAGGCTCCGTTCTCTCCCCGCCTGCCACGAATCCTGCCTGGCGATCCCCCAGGTCTGGCTTCCTCGTGTGCTGCCCCAAGGTGTGGGATTTAGGGAGAGGGCTTAACGCACCACCGGTTCCACTTGCCCCCTGGCCGTGGTCCAGCTTCTCCGGAAACAGGGCAGCGCCCCGACTCGGAGGCCGGAATCGGTCTTCCGCCTGGTCCCAGGTGTGCGTCCTGGAACCGCAGGCGGGGGCCTGCCGCGGGGTCAGGGTGGACAGGCTCCGCTCCCGGAACGGCCGGGCCTGCTTGGCCTCGTGAAAGCTCGCCGTCCTGCGGAAATGGGAACTCCTGGGGTGGCTCCTCTCCAGCAGCGCCCCCCTGCCGCCCGCGTGCCTCATCTGCGACTTGCGGATCACGGTCTGGCTGGGACTGACGGCACAGCTGGCCGGCGACACGGCGACAGCCAGCCTGGAGGTGGGCCTTTCCGCGGCCCCGGCCGCAGGTGGCTCCAGGAATGGGGATTTGATCCGGAACTTGCCGGCGGCCGCCTCTTCTGGGCTCTCCGAGTCCCCggggggcgcggcggcggcggcggcggcgtcgaTGGCAGTGTCTGTCAGGGGGCTCTGGGACACGTGGTACACCTTGGTGGTTTCCGTCAGGCCTTTCTTCTTCATCTCCTTCAGCTGCTGCTGGGCGAGGCGGTAGCTAAACAGGGGCGGGATTATCTTCTGCGCATTGGGCTGGAAGCTCTCGCTGCCAGAGGCCTCGTCGTCGGGGGGCGCCGGCGCACTCCGCCGGTAGGTCAGAGGGATGCCCAGGTCCCCCGGGCCCCCCGCCGGCCCATCGCCCGCGTCCGAGAAGCTCCCGCGCGCCTCGCTCAGCTCGCAGATGTTCTCCTCGTCCGAGTTCTTCCGGCAGCCGGGGCCGTGGAGGGAGTTGTGGCGCGCGGGGGTGCTGCACTTGGGGGCACGGCCGAACTTCCGCCACAGCGTGATGAGGACGGTGGCCACGATGATGAACAAGCACAGGGATATCCCAGTGACCGTCACGATGTTGTTGGACTTCACTGgaccctggggctggaggggagactGACTGGATGGCCGGAAAGCTACAAAATAAGGAAGAGCGGTGTATCCTCTGGTATTGTTTTCTCTGCGTGGGTAGAAGGTCTCTGAGTGGTTTGCTCTCTCTAGCAGTTAAAGTAACATAAACAAAGACTAGGCTTTCTGGTCTTACATGTATCTCCAACCCCTCCATTTTCTCCATCCGCCAGCTACCTTCTGCCCTCACTTCTCTCCCTACACCCAGGATGCATCACTCAAACCCTCTCCTGCCAAAAATCTCAACTCCGTGACCTCGGATACTGAGCAAttcccctttccctgctctgcaGATAAATCCAGGCGTGAATGATCAGCTGCTGCGCCCCGTCCCTGAGCCCCGGTGGAGAAAACAACATAAACATTGAGGCCACTACCCCTGCGTACTGATAGTGCCCAAACCTGGCTGCTCACAAATCCTTCCACGAGTCCCTAAGCGACTCTCTCTTCCATCCCCTACAATACTGCTTCAAAGGCTCACCACTTCCCTCAAGCCCCTACGTAATCCTCTTCCTCAGCTGTCTTCTAGATCACGGAAACTAGAAGCTATTAAGCAAGTATACCCCAAGCTTCTCCTGCCGTCCTCTCCTGCCCCCTAAACTTACCtctgtttccctctttctctAGGGAACCAGTGGCAGAAGAAGTGTCTTCCTATAAAGATGAGACCACCAAGCATTCTCCAGGCTGCCCTTCTGCAGGGGGACTGTCCCTCTGTACCAATTATCTCCAGCTTCTCTTTTGTGCAGTGTCACAGAGACATGCTCAAGCTCTTCTCACTTCAAAAAGACCTTTCCAGAACCCTCTCACTACTGCCTCAGCCATATCTTGCTCCTTGTCTTCCCAGCAGAACCTACAGGAAGAGGAGTTCACATTTGCTGACTTACTGCTTCCACATCGTCcctctgtctcctgcaacctgccCCCAGGATTCCAGTGAAACAGCTCTTACTGAGGTCATTAATGATCTAATAGCCAAATGCAAATGAGCGCCGTCTTGATAGTCCTTGAGCTGTGCAGCCTTGGCTACTGTCTGACAGTTTCTGggactttttcttctcttggtcTCGATAATACTCACTTATCCACTGTGGAGAGAAGAACATGAACTTTGGAACCAGGGAGATCCAGATCCCATCCTGGCCCCACTAGCTCTGCTTTCTCCATTGATGCCCAACCAACACCTCCACCTCCACGTGCCCAAGATGCATCATCTTCCCCCTGGATTCGGCACCTCCTCCAGTATGTCTGATCTCAAGAGAATGGCACCGATGTCCTTGCAGTTGCCTGTACTAGAATCCTAGGTTTCATCCTTGATGCCTCTCTCCATCACTCGCCACATAAGAGTCACTGCATCCTCCTCTCCGCCGCATCCCTACTGCCAGTGCTGCATTTCTCACCTACTGAGAAACTACTGAGAAACTCTTAACAGCCGAGAGATCCCTCTACAACACAGGTTCAGACTTTCAAGGGCCTTCAGGATCTGGTCCCTGCCTACCTGTCCAGCCTCGTATTTATCACTCCCTCCTGACACATCATCCTCCAGCCACATTAAACTATTGTCAGTTCTGTGGGTTTCTTAATGGGCCACAATCTTCTGAGCTTTCATCATTGCTCCCTTTGCTAAAATTCCCCTTCTCACCTAGTTCGCCAGGTGACACCTACTCAGCCTTCAAACTTCAGCTCAAGTATCACCTCCTCTAAGAACAGAGGTGTTCCCAGCATGGATTGTCACTAGCTTCCGCAGCAAGCTGCGGACACCTTTACATCGTACTGTGTGCTGCTCCTGTTTGTGTCTGCTGAGTTACCGTCCCATAAGCCCCTTCCAGACAGAGACATGACTTATCTATgcatcccccaccccaggcacaaTAACTTGTACCTAActggtactcagtaaatgttataTTCATTATTTGATTCattattaaaaaggtaatagCAAAATGATCAACCTCCCATCAGACAGAATGTGGTCGGGCAACTGGATCCTCCCACACTCATGTTGAACAAGATGGACTGAATGAACGAAGAACTTCACCCAGACCTTTATAAAACATGGTTTCAAAGCCAAACAAAACTCAAGACTCTCAACCCAGTGAAGACAGCTGAATGATGAAAGACTTATTTCCTGACCCAGCACGTCTTCACCTGCAGTGGCTGCTGTGTCAGTGGGCAGCAGCCTTGCAAATGCCCGTCATGGACCTCTCAGCCAGCACCTTCGACTTTGGCTGGGTCCCTTCAAAACCAAGGCTGGAGAAAAGCCCCAAAGCTGCTGACCTCACCCATCTCTGCCTCATCTCATCTCTCCTCTTTCACCTGAAGTGAAGGAGATTTCCTGATGCTAAGCAGCCTGCAGACAGATCTTTACATTTCCAAGGAGTGGAAAATAGGCTGAACAGGAAATAGAGGACACTTGgaagaaataatcatttttatccACACAAGCATTTGTCTGAGGACCACTGATAGTATAAGTGGGGATGCCCATAGCATGTACCCTTCCTGCTGATGTATAATGTACAAATTTCTAGTTCCCACCTGGGATTAAAGAGGTAAGATGCCAGAAGATAATACCATATATCCTTAAAAATGATTCCTCATGCCAGGTTGTTGATGCTTCTAGAATGTTAGACTGGCCTGTGGATAGAGGCAAAGTACTCAAGACAAGAAGCTTAGTATGAGGTCAGATCTAGTCCCCTGCTTTCTAGCTTTATGGTCTCGGGCAGGTAACTTGCCCTCTCTCTGCTGTAGAGTCCTCACCCGGATGTGGAGATAATGATGTGCTGACTTCACATGTGCAAGGCACTTAGAAAAATGCCTGCAGGCAGCAAGCTCTTAAGATCCCAGTGCAGCACAATCATCCTTAACCTTGTAGGGCCTTTGGGCACTTTGAGTGAGGTAATGTATTTAAAGTGCTGGCACATACATGGTCAATAAATGGCTGCCCCTTCGAAAGGTGCAGCAGAATCCAGGGGCAATTGATTTCAAATCCATTTGAGTGTTATGGAACTCTCGGTGGAATAGCTTAACACAACATGCCAGCATAGAATGGAGAGGAAGGAGTCATACAATGAAGGAGCTGTGGAAAGTGAAGGGAATCTGACAAGAGTGGCCAGAGAAGAGTACCTTAGAAGACAGCATGAGATAaaactggagaaagaagagattcagggtggggcccagggccGATGCAAGAAGACGGTCAGGCTGAGGGCTAGAAGCAGAGACTGGGTCTACGGCTGTCTGGGAAAATCACAGAAGAGAGGACGTCCTTGGAATGCTGGAATAAAGGGAACAAGGCCTACGGCACTGgctggaaagaggagagagacagcAAGGATCTTCTAAGGTCACAGGTGGGGACACTGGTCAGGGCGTTGCCAGGTGCTGGTGGTTTTGGCTACAAGGTTCTCTGAGACCAAACATAGACACCTGACTCCTCCAGCTCCTAAAGGGACAAGGAACAAGGGATGGTTTCCAACCTGGAACTGGAGAATGGAAGAAGTCAGGACTGGCCAGAAGGACTTCACCTAAGGGTCAGGACCAGAGCAAAGGCCAGCCAACTAAAGAGGGAGCTGGCTGTGTATCAGAGGTGGGATGGTGTGAGGGAAGAGCAAAGGTTCTTTCTTCCTGTAACGTGTGGCAAACGAATGGGGTTCAGCTCCACAGGCTGAAACAAGCCTAACTGAGCCACATAAGCATCACACCAAAGACCATTCACATCAAATATGCAGTGAGTGCCTACTCGTGTGGGCCTTCAGGATGCTTAGAGGACGAAGGACAGGCCAGGCTCCAGGTGAGCAAGAAGAAATCCCGCCTTCTCCTCCTGGGCAGGGCTGGTAAAGAACAGGATCCCTCAGGGGATAAGACAGGGTGTCTTGCTCCCTTTTGACAAGTAATGGTCTATGTGGTGCCCTGGGCTTCTCTGagataaagaggagaaaaagaattttttgatGTTTTTCCACAATGTTGGTGGAGAGAAGTAAAGGaaggagaaataacaaaaaaTCTTGGGAAGAAGTGTCGTCAGTTTgcgatgttgtgttagtttctggtgtacgtcATAGTGTTTCggttatacacatatacatatatattccttttcatattcttcttcattataggttattgtaagatattgattatggttccctgtgctatacagtaggaaaaaaaatcttgggaAGAAATGATCATCCCTTCCATTttggtatgttttatttattttggggggggaagtaattatgtttatttatttttaacttttttttttatggaggtactggggactgaaccatgctaagcatgtgttctactgCTGAGCAAGTCCCCTCCGGGGACAGACTCCCGAAGGAGGAAGGATACCTACCAGCGCACTCCTCCAGGGAACACGGGGAGGTCTCCGAGGACATTCCAGGGCAGCCGGGtcgggaggggaaggaggtgaggCACAGGCGGCGACGCTCTCTGACACCGTCCCCGCACGTGGCGCTACACTGGCTCCATGGCTGCCACAGTCCCCAAGTTTCTGCAAGGACAGTGGCCGTGCTTTTAGTGCTAGTTCATTTGAGAACCAGAATTTAACTGCACCCAAATGAAGCAGCAAAACTCAAAGCTCGGGCCTTGAAAgggcaataaaaaagaacattccCAAAGATGCGGAAAGCTGGAATGGAGCTGCTACCCTTACAACAGAGGAAAGCTGAACAAGCTACAAAACATCAACCTTTCTGGAACCCATCAGAGCGCTGAGGTCACAGGACAACCAAATGGCCTGAAATATAAGGAAAGCCAGGCTCCTCCAAGGAGAGGCAGGATGCAAACGCTGATTCCTGGGGCAGATGGCAGTCCTCATTCAAGCTGGTTGAAGAAGTCATCCAAAAATGGATGAGCCGCCAGAAGCCTCGTGTGGGCTGGTGCGAGAACACAGAACGCCGGGAGCCACACTACCCATGGGGGAACCTGCACCCACTTGGAGACGCTTCTCCATGGATCTCACCAGATGTTCACAAGGAGGACAGAGGGCAGACACAAGACCAGAGACAGCTCCCTCGTGGTGGGGCCCAAGGAGGGAAGGAGCAGCACTGTTGAGACACAAACCTCACCGAGATCCTCCTCCCCATCTGCTCCATCAACAAAAGCCCCAGCCACTGGGGACAAGGCAGGAAACCTTGTCACTCTAAGAGCACCAGCTGAGACCCAGTGCTAtcaggaaatggaaaaaagaagaaaatccgtCACTCCTGGGTCCAGACTATTAGCGAGGCAGGGCTGTCACAAAGGCACCATCCCTGAGACTCGGGCACAGCGCTTGCCTAAGACTAAGGCTGAACCAGAACAAGAAGGCGCTCTCCTACCCCCATCATCCAACACCCACTCTACACCAGCTAGCAGTTACCAAGAATCAAATAACAAGAGTCTGTGACTGGGAGAGAGGCGAGAGTGACAGGAAAGCCTCTCTGCTGTGCAGGCTCAAGGCCGAAGTTGAGGGTGCTACTGAAGCGTGGAGGAAAACCCTCTGGCAACCTACTACCCTCCCACCCAACTCCTACCCTAAACATACAGTAACGTTAGAAAATGTTGAACTCAGTCATGCACTGAAGGTAGCCATAGCAAAGTAAAAACTCAAACATAGCTCAATTCCTTACTCTGTTGACCGAATCCCCACACTAAAGGCCCAGCAAAAATAGGGTATGCCCATTTCCAGGCATAAATACTATTTATCAGTGTCTACACTTCTAAATAAAATGTCCAACTTTCAACCCCAAATTAGGAGACacacaaaggagaaaacacaataaaatatcCAAGGAATTAAGATAACCAGAGCAGAGTAGCTCAGATACTGGAACTCCCAGAGAAGAAAGACGTTAACCATGATTAATATGTTAAAGATTTTAGTGGAAAAGGTGTACAagatgaatgaacagatggaaaTTTCATCAGAGAGTTGTAAACTAAAAAGAGTTCAAAGGAATGCTAGAAATGAAAAGCATGGTACCAGAGATGAAGAATGTCTTCtacgagatttgcaaatattaactactatataccaaatttcttctgtatagcatggggaactatattcaatatcttgtaataacttttaataagaaagaatatgaaaacgaatatatgtatgtatatgtatgactgggacattgtgctgtacaccagaaattgacatattataactgactatacttcaatttaaaaaaaaagaaaaaaaaagaatgccttcTAGAGGCTCAACAGTAGACTTGACACAGCTGAAGAAAGGAACAGTGAATCTGAATATAGGTCAATAGAAATCACCAAAACTCAGACacaaagaggaataaaaaaaaaacggTGAATGAAACAGAATACCCAAGAGCTGTGGGATAGTATCAAGTAGTTTCTCAGCCACATAACTAGAAtcc from Camelus bactrianus isolate YW-2024 breed Bactrian camel chromosome 14, ASM4877302v1, whole genome shotgun sequence carries:
- the THSD1 gene encoding thrombospondin type-1 domain-containing protein 1 isoform X1, with the translated sequence MKQMLKDFSNLLLMVLCDYVLGEAEYLLLGQPGHVALSNSTVSVDFQYFDGANGTLRNVSVLLLEANTNQTVTTKYLLTNQSQGTLEFECFYFKEAGDYWFTMTLEATNSSTPGPWREQSAFLKVEWPVFHIDLNRTSKGAEGTFQVGLFTSQPLCPFPVDKPDILVDVIFTNSLPEARLSQGRPQEIRASKRAELSQGQWVEFGCASVGPRAFVTIVLKLLGRDSVITSAGPIDLAQKFGYKLVMAPELMCESGVEVMVLPPPCIFVQGVIAVFKEAPRRPGERTVRLAENSLTLGERRTVFNCTLFDMGRNKYCFDFGVSSRSQFSAKEEECMLIQRNIETWGLWQPWSQCSATCGDGVRERRRLCLTSFPSRPGCPGMSSETSPCSLEECAAFRPSSQSPLQPQGPVKSNNIVTVTGISLCLFIIVATVLITLWRKFGRAPKCSTPARHNSLHGPGCRKNSDEENICELSEARGSFSDAGDGPAGGPGDLGIPLTYRRSAPAPPDDEASGSESFQPNAQKIIPPLFSYRLAQQQLKEMKKKGLTETTKVYHVSQSPLTDTAIDAAAAAAAPPGDSESPEEAAAGKFRIKSPFLEPPAAGAAERPTSRLAVAVSPASCAVSPSQTVIRKSQMRHAGGRGALLERSHPRSSHFRRTASFHEAKQARPFRERSLSTLTPRQAPACGSRTHTWDQAEDRFRPPSRGAALFPEKLDHGQGASGTGGALSPLPKSHTLGQHTRKPDLGDRQAGFVAGGERTEPHRARRGPSPSHRSISRKQPSPTAPKDSYQRVSPLSPSQCRKDKCQSFPAHPEFAFYDNTSFGLTEAEQRMLDLPGYFGSNEEDETTSTLSVEKLVI
- the THSD1 gene encoding thrombospondin type-1 domain-containing protein 1 isoform X2, translated to MKQMLKDFSNLLLMVLCDYVLGEAEYLLLGQPGHVALSNSTVSVDFQYFDGANGTLRNVSVLLLEANTNQTVTTKYLLTNQSQGTLEFECFYFKEAGDYWFTMTLEATNSSTPGPWREQSAFLKVEWPVFHIDLNRTSKGAEGTFQVGLFTSQPLCPFPVDKPDILVDVIFTNSLPEARLSQGRPQEIRASKRAELSQGQWVEFGCASVGPRAFVTIVLKLLGRDSVITSAGPIDLAQKFGYKLVMAPELMCESGVEVMVLPPPCIFVQGVIAVFKEAPRRPGERTVRLAENSLTLGERRTVFNCTLFDMGRNKYCFDFGVSSRSQFSAKEEECMLIQRNIAFRPSSQSPLQPQGPVKSNNIVTVTGISLCLFIIVATVLITLWRKFGRAPKCSTPARHNSLHGPGCRKNSDEENICELSEARGSFSDAGDGPAGGPGDLGIPLTYRRSAPAPPDDEASGSESFQPNAQKIIPPLFSYRLAQQQLKEMKKKGLTETTKVYHVSQSPLTDTAIDAAAAAAAPPGDSESPEEAAAGKFRIKSPFLEPPAAGAAERPTSRLAVAVSPASCAVSPSQTVIRKSQMRHAGGRGALLERSHPRSSHFRRTASFHEAKQARPFRERSLSTLTPRQAPACGSRTHTWDQAEDRFRPPSRGAALFPEKLDHGQGASGTGGALSPLPKSHTLGQHTRKPDLGDRQAGFVAGGERTEPHRARRGPSPSHRSISRKQPSPTAPKDSYQRVSPLSPSQCRKDKCQSFPAHPEFAFYDNTSFGLTEAEQRMLDLPGYFGSNEEDETTSTLSVEKLVI